From Micromonospora rifamycinica, a single genomic window includes:
- a CDS encoding RNA polymerase sigma factor, producing the protein MDADLLRRLTPEVLGVLVGRGADLAAAEDAVQEALVRAVGVWPVDPPRDPKGWLVTVAWHRFLDATRADTARRRREDLVVEEPAPGPVSGADDTLQLYFLCAHPSLTPSSAVALTLRAVGGLTTRQIAQAYLVPEATMAQRISRARRTVSGVRFDQPGDVATVLRVLYLVFNEGYSGAVDLAAEAIRLTRQLAEAIDHPEVAGLLALMLLHHARRAARTAPDGSLVPLAAQDRTRWDTTLIAEGVRILQAALARDRLGEFQAQAAVAALHADAPTSGETDWVQIVEWYDELARLTDSPVVRLNRAVAVGEADGPRAGLAALAVLDPALPRHAAAAAYLHERAGDLVTAARSYADAAHRAGNLAERDHLVRQAARLNAATGGG; encoded by the coding sequence ATGGACGCCGACCTGCTGCGCCGCCTCACCCCGGAGGTGCTCGGGGTGCTCGTCGGCCGCGGTGCCGACCTCGCGGCGGCCGAGGACGCCGTGCAGGAGGCCCTGGTGCGGGCGGTCGGGGTCTGGCCTGTCGATCCGCCCCGCGACCCCAAGGGTTGGCTGGTCACCGTGGCCTGGCACCGGTTCCTCGACGCGACCCGGGCGGACACCGCCCGCCGTCGGCGGGAGGACCTCGTCGTCGAGGAACCGGCGCCGGGCCCCGTGTCCGGGGCGGACGACACGCTCCAGCTCTACTTCCTGTGCGCCCATCCCTCGCTGACCCCGTCGTCGGCGGTCGCGCTGACCCTGCGTGCCGTGGGCGGGCTGACCACCCGCCAGATCGCCCAGGCGTACCTGGTGCCGGAGGCGACCATGGCGCAGCGGATCAGCCGGGCCAGACGCACCGTGTCCGGCGTACGGTTCGACCAGCCGGGCGACGTCGCCACCGTGCTGCGGGTGCTGTACCTGGTCTTCAACGAGGGCTACTCCGGTGCCGTCGACCTCGCCGCCGAGGCGATCCGGCTGACCCGGCAGCTCGCGGAGGCGATCGACCATCCCGAGGTGGCCGGGTTGCTCGCCCTGATGCTGCTGCACCACGCCCGACGGGCCGCCCGGACCGCCCCGGACGGCAGCCTCGTGCCGCTCGCGGCGCAGGACCGCACCCGGTGGGACACCACGCTGATCGCCGAGGGGGTGCGGATCCTCCAGGCGGCGCTGGCCCGGGACCGGCTGGGCGAGTTCCAGGCCCAGGCCGCCGTCGCGGCGCTGCACGCCGACGCGCCCACCTCCGGGGAGACCGACTGGGTGCAGATCGTCGAGTGGTACGACGAGTTGGCGCGGTTGACCGACAGCCCGGTCGTCCGGCTCAACCGTGCTGTCGCCGTCGGCGAGGCCGACGGGCCGCGCGCCGGGCTGGCGGCCCTCGCGGTGCTGGACCCGGCGTTGCCCCGGCACGCCGCGGCGGCGGCGTACCTGCACGAGCGGGCCGGTGACCTGGTCACGGCGGCCCGGTCGTACGCCGACGCGGCCCACCGGGCCGGCAACCTCGCCGAACGCGACCACCTGGTCCGCCAGGCCGCCCGGCTCAACGCCGCGACGGGAGGGGGATGA
- a CDS encoding YciI family protein — protein sequence MAKYLLLKHYRGAPAAVNDVPMDRWTPEEIAAHVQYMNDFAARLEGTGEFVDAQALAPGGTFVRYDGEGRPPVTDGPFAETKDLVAGWMVIDVDSYQRAVELAGELSAAPGAGGRPIHEWLELRPFLTEPPTITE from the coding sequence ATGGCGAAGTACCTGCTGCTCAAGCACTACCGGGGCGCTCCGGCCGCGGTCAACGACGTACCGATGGACCGGTGGACGCCCGAGGAGATCGCGGCGCACGTGCAGTACATGAACGACTTCGCGGCGCGGCTGGAGGGCACCGGGGAGTTCGTCGACGCCCAGGCGCTCGCCCCCGGCGGGACGTTCGTCCGGTACGACGGCGAGGGGCGTCCGCCGGTAACCGACGGTCCCTTCGCCGAGACCAAGGACCTCGTCGCCGGCTGGATGGTGATCGACGTGGACAGCTACCAGCGCGCCGTCGAGCTGGCCGGGGAGCTGTCGGCCGCCCCGGGGGCGGGCGGCCGGCCGATCCACGAGTGGCTGGAGCTGCGCCCGTTCCTCACCGAGCCGCCGACGATCACGGAGTGA
- a CDS encoding sensor histidine kinase, which yields MELVEQAMVRRARLRIGLLVGLAIGGLLLTAGGISYAVLVRSQEAQIQRELAWGTSHATIAGPPACSWIFQYDGVRVDTGVNPPPPGFPLSAALRTVADTGHVHLDTVTRNGTTYHVRTEARDGGIVVQAVFDARFQLSDRRHLLLAFALAATVGLLVAVLTGALVGRRAVAPLAEALTRQRRFIADASHELRTPIAQVHIRAQVMARRARTGGSAANLEDLDRLIGGTRRLGEIVDDLLLSAQLAAAPADRRTDPPVDLTVLVGAAVAAETERAAERRIALAVDMPTEPLPVPGVESALRRVAGELLANALAHTPPGGRIDVSLRAAGDYAEFVVADTGDGFDQADARRIFDRFHRGAGAGEHRFGLGLALLQEVVTSHRGTIEAQGRPHQGAVFTVRLPATRPSPPAERVSGIRRLRARQLVGR from the coding sequence GGCGGGCCCGACTGCGGATCGGCCTGCTGGTCGGCCTGGCGATCGGGGGTCTGCTGCTGACGGCCGGCGGCATCTCCTACGCCGTCCTGGTCCGCAGCCAGGAGGCACAGATCCAACGCGAACTGGCCTGGGGCACCAGCCACGCGACCATCGCCGGCCCGCCCGCCTGCAGCTGGATCTTCCAGTACGACGGGGTACGGGTGGACACCGGCGTCAACCCGCCCCCGCCCGGCTTCCCGCTGTCCGCCGCGCTGCGGACGGTGGCGGACACCGGACACGTCCACCTCGACACGGTGACCCGCAACGGCACGACCTACCACGTGCGTACCGAGGCCCGGGACGGTGGGATCGTCGTCCAGGCGGTGTTCGACGCGCGGTTCCAGCTGTCCGACCGCCGGCACCTGTTGCTCGCGTTCGCCCTCGCCGCCACGGTCGGCCTGCTCGTGGCCGTGCTGACCGGCGCGCTCGTCGGTCGTCGGGCCGTCGCGCCGCTCGCGGAGGCGCTCACCCGTCAGCGTCGGTTCATCGCGGACGCCAGCCACGAGCTGCGTACGCCGATCGCCCAGGTGCACATCCGCGCCCAGGTGATGGCCCGGCGGGCGCGTACCGGCGGGAGCGCCGCCAACCTGGAGGATCTGGACCGGCTGATCGGCGGCACCCGCCGGCTCGGCGAGATCGTCGACGACCTGCTGCTCTCTGCCCAGCTCGCCGCCGCTCCCGCCGACCGGCGGACGGATCCGCCGGTCGACCTCACCGTGCTGGTCGGGGCGGCGGTCGCCGCCGAGACCGAACGCGCCGCGGAACGCCGTATCGCCCTGGCCGTGGACATGCCCACCGAGCCCCTCCCGGTGCCGGGGGTGGAGTCGGCGCTGCGCCGGGTCGCCGGGGAGCTGCTCGCCAACGCGCTCGCCCACACGCCTCCCGGCGGCCGGATCGACGTGTCGTTGCGGGCGGCGGGCGACTACGCCGAGTTCGTGGTCGCCGACACCGGGGACGGGTTCGACCAGGCGGACGCGCGCCGCATCTTCGACCGCTTCCACCGCGGCGCGGGTGCCGGGGAGCACCGCTTCGGGTTGGGCCTGGCCCTGCTCCAGGAGGTCGTCACGAGTCACCGGGGCACCATCGAGGCGCAGGGGCGTCCGCACCAGGGCGCGGTGTTCACCGTGCGGCTGCCCGCGACCCGGCCGTCCCCTCCGGCGGAGCGGGTCTCGGGGATCCGCCGGCTGCGGGCCCGGCAGCTCGTGGGACGGTGA